TGATATGCCTTCCTGAAGCAGCGAggacaggaagaacaagaagaatcgtcgacctcccgccgccggcgagatcgCGGCAACCGAGCTCCAAGATAAGCGCCCCCAAGAAACGACCACTTCAACCAACTCCTAGAGAAGCCATGCACCAACCATGGCTATCCGGTGAACCACAAGTTTAAGGATTGTGACATGATGAAGCGCCTCCTCCGCAGGACAGCCAAGACCGATGGTGATGGCCACGACAAGTGGCCCGACACCGACCAGGACAAAGGGAAGTCGGCGGAGGGGGAGTTCCCGGATGTAGATCGGTGCTTGGTGATcatcggcggcctggaggacgAGTGTTCCAGGCGACTGTAGAAGGTTCAGCTTCGCGAGGTATGTGCTGCCGCAAGTTCCATTCCTAGAAAGTTGAAGTGGGCGTCCACACCCATCATTTTCGATCAGGATGACCATCTGGTCAGCATTCCTCAGCCTAGGAGCTACCCTCTCGTCGTCGACCCTGTCGTCAGCAACATGCGTCTGTCCAAAGCGCTGATGGAcgggggcagcagcctcaatATCCTATAAATCGACACCCTAGAAGCCATGGGAATCCCGCGAGCCCGCTTGCGGGAGTCCCTGTTTCCCTTCTACGGCATCCTGCCGGGCATGAAGGCGTATCCGATCGGCAACATcgacttgccggtcacgttcggcagCAAAGCCAACTTCCGCACCGAGACCCTCACGTTTGAGGTGGTGGACTGGAAGGGGGCATACCATGCCATTCTCGGGGGCCCCGCctatgccaagttcatggcggtgcccaactacacctacctcaagctcaagctgCCATGCCCGAACGGGATTATCACCGTGAGCGGCTCCTTCGAACAGGCCTACGTCAGCAGCTGCGAGTACTTCGACCTCGCCACCACTGCAGCGAACTCGGCTGAGCTTGGCCAGCTTCGCGCCATCACTCCCGGGTGCCGCCCTGACCCTGGCAAGCCCAGCCAGACATCGGCCTTTGTCTCAACCAATGAGACCAAGCCGGTCGTGGTCGACAACGTAGATCCATCCAAGATGGTGCGGGTCGGCTCCCAGCTGTCGGCCAAATAGGAACACgcgctcgtcgacttcctctGCGCCAACAAGGACACTTTTTCCTGGAAGCCGTCCGACATGCCATGCATCCCAAGGGAGGTCACCGAGCACGAGCTCCGCATTTTGCCGGGATCTAAGCCCGTCCAGCAACGATTACGACGCTTCGACGACGAGAGGCGCAGGGCCATAGGAGAGGAAATAGCTAAGCTATTAGCTGCTGGCTTCATAAAAGAAGTCTACCACTCCGACTGGCTCtctaacccagtccttgtaaaaaaagaaaactggtcaatggaggatgtgtgttgattacaccAGTCTGAACAAGGCTTGCCCCAAAGACCCTTTTCCTTTACCTAGAATAGATCAGATAATCGACTCCACCTCTGAATGCGAAATCTTATCCTTTCTAGATGCTTACTCAAGCTATCACCAGATAGCGATGAAGGAAttcgaccagctcgcgacatcATTCATCACGAAGTTCGGCTCGTACTGTTACGTTTCAATGTCATTCGGTCTCAAGAACGCATGAGCAACATACCAGCGATACATGCAAGCCTGCTTCTCCGACCAGATAAACCCGCCGATCAACCCCGACCGGCGTGACCCACCTCGGGCGACGGTCGCGGTCACGGGTACATGGTGTCCGAGCGTGGCATTGAAGCCAACCGCGACAAAAATCGCGGCCATCACCAACATGGGACCCATGCGCGGCGTCAAGGGCGTCCAGAGGTTAACCGGGTGCCTAGCAGTGCTGAGCCGGTTCATCGCCCGGCTGGGAGAGCGAGGCTTGCTGCTATACAAACTCCTCAAGAAATCCGACACCTTTGTCTGGACGGAGGAGGCACAGGCAGCCCTCGACCGCCTCAAGGCTCTCTTATCCTCTCCACCGGTGCTCGTGGCACCGGATCCCTGCGAACCCCTTTTGCTTTACCTGGTAGCCACTAACCACGTGGTCAGCGCCGCTCTGGTGGTCGAAAGGGAAGAACAGGGACATGCCCTTAAGGTCCAATGCCCCGTGTATTTTGTGAGCGAGGTACTGACTGACACCAAGTCCCGGTACCCGCAAACACAAGAACTCCTCTACGCCGTCATCTTGGTGGTCAAGAAGCTGCAACACTACTTCACCGAGCACGAGGTGTCTGTTGTCACCTCATTCCCACTCGGCAAAGTGGTTCGCAACCGCAACGCCGTGGGACGGATATCCAAATGGGCAGTCGAGCTGATGGGCTACGAtatcaagttcgtgccacacacGGCGATAATGTCTCAGGCCCTGACcgacttcatcgccgagtggacGGAAATCCAAGCTCCGACCCCGTAAATCTCTCATGAGTACTGGACCCTCTACTTCGACGGGTCAGTCATGGGACCCGGCGCAGGGACCAGGGTCGTCCTGGTAGAAGGAGGCAAGTTCCAGTACACAATCTacctccacttccccgcatcCAACAACATTGCAGAGTATGAGGCGCTCATTAGCGGCCTCCACATAGCCATCGACATCGGGGGAACCCGCCTGTACGTCTATGGCGACTCCAAGTGGTAATCGACCAGATCATGAAGAAATCCAATTGCGAAAGCCCTCTCATGGACACATACTGCTAGGAAGTCCGCAAGCTAGAAGGAAGATTCCAGGGTctggagctccaccacatcccACGGAAGCAAAACCCCAATGCGGACGCTCTCGCAAAGATGGCCGCCGAGCGCAAGCCGGCACCCAACGACGTTTTTGTCAACGACCTAAACACGCTGTCAGCGCAAGAGAAGCAGCCGGCCGCAGACAAGACAAAAAAAGGGGAAACAGAGCATGCAGAGAAAACAGAGCACGCTCCCTCCGACCCAGCCCCCGACCAGGTACCCGGGGGCCCAACCTGTCTCGCTACGGGACAATCCGACCTAGGCCAGGCAGACAACGCAGATTGGAGAGCCGACCTATTGGCTTATCTCTTCCACGAAGTCCTCCTCGAGGAACGCAACGTAGCCCATCGGGTAGCTGGACGAGCCAAAACCTTCGCTGTAGTTGACGGCGAGCTCTGCAAACGCAACCCCTCAGAAACTGGCATTCTCATGAAGTGCATCCCCATTGCCCTGGGCAAGGAGCTTCTTCTCGAGATACACGCCGGGATCTGCAGACACCACGCTGCACCACGCTCCTTGGTTGGAAAGGCTTTCTGATAAGGATTTTACTGGTCAACAGCAATGCGCAACGCGGAAGGAATCGTCCGTACATGCAAAGGCTGCCATTTTTACGCCAAACAAACCCACCTGCCAGCCCAAGCCCTTCAGACCATTCCCATaacatggccattcgccgtgtGGGGTCTAGACATGGTCGGACCACTCAAGAAGGCACCAGGAGGGTTCGCCCACTTACTTGTcgcaatcgacaagttcacaaaatggatagaggcaaaaCCAATAACCACGAtcgactccaaggaggccgtcAAGTTCTTCTTGGACATTGTTTACAGATTCGACGTACCCAACtccatcatcaccgacaacgggacCAACTTCACAGGTCACTACTTCCAAGATTTCGCGGAAAGATACAGGATCCGGATCGACTGGGCATCGGTCAGACACCCGCACACAAATAGGCAAGTAGAAAGAGCTAACGGCCTAATCCTCCAAGGACTCAAACCGCGCATTTTTGACATGCTCAAAAAGTTCGCGGGTCGCTGGGTGGAAGAGCTGCCAGCAATGCTCTGGAGCTTGCGAACCACACCTAACCGGTCCACAGGACTAACACCTTTCTTCCTAACATACGGCTCCGAGGCCGTGCTCCCCTCCGATCTGGACTACGGCGCACCTAGAGTCAAAGCATTTGACCCAGAAACAACATCCGAAGCCCAGAGGGATGCCATGGAAGTCTTAGAGGAAGCAAGGCTGGCAACGCTACACCGATCGGCTCACTACCAACAAACTTTACGCAGGTACCACGAGAGACACATACGGGAGAGGACACTGCAGGTCAGAGATCTGGTCTTGCGACGAGCCATGTCGACgaaggacaagcacaagctATCGCTGCCATGGGAAGGCCCCTTCAGCATCGTAGAGGTCATACGCCCAGGCACCTACAAGCTAAAAGACTATGACGGTAACATTCAGACCAACTCTTGGAATATAGAACAGTTACGACGTTTCTTCCCGTAAGAAGCACTAGTGGCTTAGTCCAAGTGCCCCGACCCGGCCACTTCCGGCTCGGAGCACTCGGGGGCCCGACACCTGTCGATTTTTCTCCCCACACAAAACAGTGCACTCGCCCGGCATCCCGACCCGGCCACTCCTGGCCCGGAATCACTCGGGGGCCGGACACCTGCATTTTTTTACatgctcacacacacacacacacacacacacacacacacacacacacacacacacacacacacacacacacacacacacacgagtCTTCTGGTTTCTAGCACCCCGACCCAACCACATTTGGCTCGGCACGCTCAGGGGCCAGAccatggtcttcgaccatcccaCTTTCTGTTGTTTCTCGCCTATACAGCCCCTTGCCCTGAGCACTCTCAGGCCACGGCGCTCGGGGGCCAGAccatggtcttcgaccatcccaCTTTCTGTTGTTTCTCGCCTATACAGCCCCTTGCCCTGAGCACTCTCAGGCCACGGCGCTCGGGGGCCTCACTAGGACGGACTGTGTAGCACGCGCACACCGATTTCTCCTGCCATACAATACACAGAAACTCCCATAACCAAATCAAAAAGCAAACGCTAGAACCTTTTTGAAAAAACAAAACCCGGGCGAGACGGAAAATGGAGCGAAAGCATGAGAAGCGAACACGAAATTAAACATAGTTAGGGGAGCCACACACACGGTGAACGTCCCAGATGTTCACCCAAGCCGCACGAATGGCTTGGGGGTACAACACTTACATACATTTCataattaaacaaaataaaaagttggccgccggccggcaccATGCTCCATCGCCATCACACCGGGCCCCTACGGGCCGTCCAGCTCCGGTTCCACGCCGCGTCGCAGGTGGTCGTCAACGTCCATCTCCGCCGCAACGACCCGTCCGAACCCGGCGAAGTTCAGCATTGCCTGCCGACGAACCGCTGCGCTGGAGGTGTCCGGGAAGCCGGGGTCGATTCCCCCGAGGTGCACCCCAGTGCGCAGCGGTGGCGCCACGACGGATCCCCAGCCTCACCGACGAGCGGATGATCTCAGGGAGGGCATGGAGCTGATCCACCCGCATGGGCGCCTGCGGCTCCACCACACGGAAGACAGCGAGCGCACCGTCCTCCAGGGCCTCGCGCTGGTCCTCCACCTCACCGAGACGGCGCTGCAAGTCCGTCACCTTGCGGCGGAcggcctccaactcctcctccagcactaCGGGTAAAAAGTATGAGATGCAGGGAAAACAGGGGATGGAAGGCACGATCAAGAACAGAACTCACCAAAGGCACGAGCCTAGGCATCCGCGGCAGCATCCCTCGCCGCGCGCAACTCCTCCTCGGCAGCACCCGCCGATGCTCGATCTCGACCGAGGCGGCCGAGTAGCGCCCATGCGCCAAATCACACTCCCGCTGCGGCACTGGTATGTCCGGGTGGACTTCTGCAGGGTCGGACTCAGAGGATGTGGCGGACGCTACAGGCGAATCCGGCACGGGCAAGCCTGGCGCGGGCAGGCCCGACCGAACGGCGGCAACAACCAACGGCGCCGCAACGACCGGCACCGGGGGCGCGACGGAGGATGACGCCGAACCACCGGTAGCAGCAGCAGACGTTCCAGCGCCGCCCAGCGCCGGAGGTCCGCCAGACGAAGAGGAGCTGGAGGCAATGGGGCCGCCCGATGGCCCAACGCCACCTTGCCCCGCGATCCATGCTCCAGAACCCGTCGACGGCACCCTACCACTGCACAGGTATCATCACAAGCACATCAAAGTGAAATGTAGGGACAGATGAACGAGGACGGCGTCGAAAAATACCTTCCCCGGAAGAGCTCGCTGCAGACCGCGCGGCGGAGCACTGGACCCCTCATTATGGGGACGCTTGCCGTCGGCCATCAGGAGAAGATCAACGACGACGATGAAGGCGGTTAGCACCCCTCCCCCTTCTCCTTTCCTTGCAcctttcctctccctctctctgtttTCCTCCGAGAACTGGCAGGCGACGATGTCGACGGAGATGAGGCGACGGGAGGCAGGGGGTTAAATaggccatcatcatcatcactgcaCGGTGGTTCCCGAGCGAAGCAATGCCTCGCGACACGAACCGATATAGATGGACCTCTCCGCGGCAACCGACACGACGCATCGGCTCCACGGGTGCGTATTCCACAGTTTCAATTAAACTCCCGTCGTCAATTCATTTCCGATTGCAGGGAAGACGGTGAATTGTTTCCATGCCTCAAATGAATCGCAACCGCACGATTTGATCTCAAGGTTCGAAGGCCAGTCTGCCAAGGGTT
This portion of the Panicum virgatum strain AP13 chromosome 2N, P.virgatum_v5, whole genome shotgun sequence genome encodes:
- the LOC120662777 gene encoding uncharacterized protein LOC120662777 produces the protein MGIPRARLRESLFPFYGILPGMKAYPIGNIDLPVTFGSKANFRTETLTFEVVDWKGAYHAILGGPAYAKFMAAYVSSCEYFDLATTAANSAELGQLRAITPGCRPDPGKPSQTSAFVSTNETKPVVVDNVDPSKMVRVGSQLSAK